A genomic region of Methyloceanibacter stevinii contains the following coding sequences:
- a CDS encoding UDP-N-acetylmuramoyl-L-alanyl-D-glutamate--2,6-diaminopimelate ligase, giving the protein MTLGELVGPEAKLSAAVAALPIAGIAADSREVKPGFLFAALPGVNTDGARFAADAVARGAVAVLASEPMDVGAPVIAVPDPRRTLSLIAARFFGAQPETTVAVTGTNGKTSVAAFTRQLWSDGGHAAASLGTVGVVSPSGTKVLRHTTPDPIELHGLLAGLAGDGVTHLALEASSHGLQQRRLDGAVLKAGAFTNISRDHLDYHASFEDYFAQKLRLFTELLQPGATAVIDMDSAESARVADAAKQRGLEILSVGRAGETLRLVSAEIEGFAQRLEIEHAGKIYAVLLPLVGEFQASNALVAAGLVMATGASAEEVLPRLGQLQGATGRLELAGTSHYGAPIFIDYAHTPDALTKALDSLRPYADKRLFVVFGCGGDRDRGRPQMGAAAAAKSDVVIVTDDNPRSEDPAAIRDEILVAVPGGREIGDRATAISEAIRMIRAGDVLLVAGKGHETGQTVGTTVIPFSDHDAVAAALTKGARLG; this is encoded by the coding sequence ATGACCCTCGGTGAATTGGTAGGACCGGAGGCGAAGCTGAGCGCGGCGGTTGCGGCACTCCCGATTGCAGGCATTGCCGCCGACAGCCGGGAGGTGAAGCCGGGCTTTCTCTTCGCGGCCCTGCCAGGCGTCAACACGGACGGAGCCCGGTTTGCGGCCGACGCCGTGGCGAGGGGAGCCGTCGCCGTCTTGGCATCCGAGCCGATGGATGTGGGCGCGCCGGTCATCGCGGTCCCTGATCCCCGCCGAACCCTTTCATTGATCGCGGCGCGCTTCTTCGGCGCACAGCCCGAGACGACGGTGGCCGTTACAGGCACCAACGGCAAGACATCGGTCGCTGCCTTCACGCGCCAACTCTGGAGCGATGGAGGCCACGCGGCGGCGAGCCTCGGCACGGTCGGCGTCGTATCGCCAAGCGGCACCAAGGTTCTACGGCACACCACCCCCGATCCGATCGAACTGCATGGTCTTCTCGCCGGCCTCGCGGGGGATGGCGTAACGCATCTCGCGCTGGAAGCCTCCAGTCACGGGCTGCAGCAACGGCGGCTCGACGGCGCCGTCCTGAAGGCGGGCGCGTTCACCAATATCTCGCGCGACCATTTGGACTATCACGCAAGCTTCGAAGACTATTTCGCGCAGAAGCTGCGACTGTTCACCGAACTCCTGCAGCCTGGCGCGACCGCGGTCATCGACATGGACAGCGCGGAGAGCGCGCGTGTTGCCGATGCCGCCAAACAACGCGGCCTGGAAATTCTCAGCGTGGGGCGGGCGGGCGAGACGCTGCGCCTCGTCTCGGCGGAGATCGAAGGCTTCGCGCAGCGGCTCGAGATCGAACACGCAGGCAAAATCTACGCGGTGCTGTTGCCGCTTGTCGGCGAGTTTCAGGCGAGCAATGCGCTGGTGGCCGCCGGTCTCGTCATGGCGACGGGCGCGAGCGCGGAAGAGGTGCTGCCGCGTCTCGGACAATTGCAGGGTGCGACGGGACGTTTGGAACTTGCGGGAACGTCTCACTACGGCGCACCGATCTTCATCGACTACGCCCACACGCCCGACGCGCTCACCAAAGCGCTCGACTCTTTGCGGCCTTACGCAGACAAACGGCTCTTCGTGGTCTTCGGCTGCGGCGGCGATCGCGATCGCGGCCGCCCGCAGATGGGCGCGGCCGCGGCGGCCAAGTCCGATGTGGTCATCGTCACGGACGACAATCCGCGCAGCGAAGACCCCGCCGCCATTCGCGACGAGATTCTGGTCGCCGTTCCGGGCGGCCGCGAGATCGGCGACCGCGCCACGGCGATCTCCGAGGCGATCCGCATGATCCGCGCGGGCGACGTCTTGCTCGTGGCTGGCAAGGGGCACGAGACCGGCCAGACCGTTGGAACGACCGTCATCCCGTTTTCCGATCACGACGCGGTCGCCGCTGCGCTGACCAAGGGGGCTCGACTTGGCTGA
- the ftsL gene encoding cell division protein FtsL, giving the protein MLRFVNICLVLGLAALATVIYQVKYEARSLDEKIVLLKRQIEEERDSLAVARAEWSLLNSPERIERLAKKYLELNPANPQQIVILDEVTENDFARVRQLAQSAKTGDAKAANYKAAN; this is encoded by the coding sequence ATGTTGCGTTTTGTGAATATCTGCCTGGTCCTCGGCCTCGCCGCCTTGGCCACCGTGATCTACCAAGTGAAATACGAGGCACGGAGCCTCGACGAGAAGATCGTACTGCTGAAGCGGCAGATCGAGGAAGAGCGCGATTCGCTGGCCGTGGCCCGGGCCGAATGGAGCCTTCTCAACAGCCCGGAGCGCATCGAGCGCCTCGCCAAGAAGTACCTCGAACTCAACCCTGCTAATCCGCAGCAGATCGTCATTCTCGACGAAGTCACCGAGAACGATTTTGCGCGGGTTCGCCAGTTGGCGCAGTCTGCCAAGACGGGTGATGCCAAAGCCGCAAACTACAAGGCGGCGAACTAG
- a CDS encoding UDP-N-acetylmuramoylalanyl-D-glutamyl-2,6-diaminopimelate--D-alanyl-D-alanine ligase encodes MADPLWTLGEVVSATDGRCEGDPAAPIAGFSIDSRAIEPGEGFIAIRGPNRDGHDFVPKALEADAAAPWSRRRFRRTLQSRRATPMHQPSSTRRVWSGCATRSMRSTISAGRAATAPTMAVVIAVTGSAGKTGTKEALRVALQPSGSVHASAKSFNNHWGVPLTLANMPRDIDYGVFEVGMNHAGEIAALTRLVRPHIAIVTTVAPVHLGFFASVEEIADAKAEIFEGLVPGGSAVINRDNPHFERLAAVARSEGAEVVSFGEHEQSKVRVMHCDLGPDGSTVTSDILGETLTYRVGAPGRHVVQNTLGVLAAVKLAGADLKAAADALGALQPPAGRGQRFVIATERGPVCIVDESYNANPASMRAALATLGLTPRSEYKRRVAVLGDMLELGTEGPRLHKELAEAVDAAGIDVVFASGTDMASLFEAVPKERRGAYAKTSEELAPVLLSSVQPGDIVMVKGSLGSRMAPLVEGLKREFEYR; translated from the coding sequence TTGGCTGATCCACTCTGGACGTTGGGTGAGGTTGTGAGCGCCACGGATGGCCGTTGCGAGGGAGACCCCGCCGCGCCGATTGCCGGGTTCTCCATCGACAGCCGCGCCATCGAACCGGGCGAAGGCTTCATCGCGATCCGCGGACCGAACCGCGACGGTCACGACTTCGTTCCGAAGGCCCTGGAGGCGGACGCCGCTGCGCCGTGGTCGAGGAGACGTTTCCGGCGGACACTTCAATCGCGCCGCGCGACGCCGATGCACCAACCGAGTTCGACGAGACGCGTCTGGTCCGGGTGCGCGACACGTTCGATGCGCTCAACGATCTCGGCCGGGCGGGCCGCGACCGCACCGACCATGGCTGTCGTAATCGCGGTGACCGGCAGTGCGGGCAAGACGGGAACGAAGGAAGCGCTGCGCGTCGCGCTGCAGCCGAGCGGCAGCGTTCATGCCTCGGCGAAGTCCTTCAACAATCATTGGGGCGTGCCACTCACCCTCGCGAACATGCCGCGCGATATCGATTACGGCGTGTTCGAAGTGGGCATGAACCACGCCGGGGAAATTGCGGCGCTCACGCGGCTTGTGCGCCCCCATATCGCGATCGTCACGACCGTGGCGCCGGTCCATCTCGGCTTCTTCGCTTCGGTGGAGGAGATCGCGGATGCCAAGGCGGAGATCTTCGAGGGGCTGGTACCGGGCGGGTCCGCCGTAATCAATCGCGACAACCCACATTTCGAACGCCTGGCTGCGGTCGCGCGCAGTGAGGGCGCGGAGGTTGTGTCGTTCGGCGAGCATGAGCAGTCGAAGGTTCGGGTCATGCACTGCGATCTCGGGCCGGACGGCTCGACGGTCACCTCGGACATCCTCGGCGAAACACTGACCTACCGTGTTGGCGCGCCGGGACGCCATGTGGTTCAGAACACGCTTGGCGTTCTGGCTGCGGTGAAACTCGCCGGCGCCGATCTCAAGGCTGCCGCCGACGCACTCGGCGCGCTTCAGCCGCCGGCGGGCCGCGGCCAGCGGTTTGTCATTGCGACGGAACGAGGACCCGTCTGCATCGTTGATGAGTCCTACAACGCCAATCCGGCATCCATGCGCGCGGCGCTCGCAACCCTGGGGCTCACGCCCCGCAGCGAATACAAGCGGCGGGTTGCCGTGCTTGGCGACATGCTCGAACTCGGCACGGAAGGCCCAAGACTTCATAAAGAACTGGCGGAAGCCGTTGACGCGGCTGGTATAGATGTTGTCTTTGCGTCCGGCACGGATATGGCCTCGTTGTTCGAAGCGGTGCCGAAAGAGCGCCGTGGGGCTTACGCCAAAACGTCTGAGGAACTGGCGCCGGTGCTATTGTCGAGTGTGCAGCCCGGCGACATCGTGATGGTGAAGGGCTCGCTGGGCAGCCGCATGGCGCCGCTTGTCGAGGGGCTCAAGCGCGAGTTCGAATACCGTTAA
- a CDS encoding peptidoglycan D,D-transpeptidase FtsI family protein: MAQPENQTPTPAEARAARAYHARCRTRFRLACLGFALAFVLIGGRLVSLGLAGSGPGRGGAYDISTTIHRPDILDRNGQLLATDIRGATLFADPKRILDADEVVNGVASVLPDINRAKLRKQLSGRGRFVRIARELAPSQQQRVHDLGLPGLGFIQEYRRFYPVGPTASHVVGLVDVDNRGLGGIEKFIDNNPQLTMMNPQTESGGETVAVSLDVGAQHVLREELANAMKLYEAKAASGIVMDVNTGEVVALASLPDFDPHRREEALDKNRINRVGFGVYELGSVFKTITVAGILDSGLANLNSVYDATSPIYFGRFSISDFHGKRRPLTVTEAFIYSSNIASAKMAVHMGVPAHQAFLRKLGLLDPVVTELGPSAAPIVPKHWKKLNTMTIAFGHGLSVTPLQLATATVPLMNGGLAIPPTFLPRTRTEAMAEAKRVVSPETSAAMVKLMRENVLRGSGKRANAEGYRVGGKTGTAEKVVNGRYARHSLLNSFLSVFPSDDPQYVVLVTLDEPQRVEATNWNSTAGVNAAPTVGKVVARIAPILGVQPRLSETASRFDAKTSATY; this comes from the coding sequence ATGGCACAGCCCGAAAACCAGACTCCAACCCCAGCCGAAGCGCGCGCGGCGCGCGCCTATCACGCACGCTGCCGTACAAGGTTCCGGCTGGCCTGCCTGGGCTTCGCCTTGGCGTTCGTCTTGATTGGCGGACGGCTCGTATCGCTCGGCCTTGCCGGCAGCGGGCCGGGACGCGGCGGCGCCTACGACATCTCGACCACCATCCATCGCCCGGACATCCTCGACCGCAACGGTCAATTGCTGGCGACCGACATTCGCGGCGCGACGCTCTTCGCCGATCCCAAGCGCATCCTCGATGCCGATGAAGTGGTGAATGGCGTCGCGAGCGTGCTGCCGGACATCAACCGGGCCAAGCTCCGCAAGCAACTCTCAGGACGCGGGCGCTTCGTGCGCATCGCGCGCGAGCTGGCGCCCAGCCAGCAGCAGCGGGTGCACGATCTGGGGCTTCCGGGCCTAGGCTTCATTCAGGAGTACCGCCGCTTCTATCCGGTCGGACCGACCGCAAGTCATGTTGTCGGGCTGGTCGACGTGGACAATCGCGGTCTCGGCGGCATCGAGAAGTTCATCGACAACAACCCGCAGCTGACCATGATGAACCCGCAGACCGAGTCGGGCGGCGAGACCGTGGCGGTGTCGCTCGACGTTGGTGCACAGCACGTCCTGCGGGAAGAGCTCGCGAACGCAATGAAGCTCTATGAGGCCAAGGCCGCGTCGGGCATCGTCATGGATGTGAATACTGGAGAAGTCGTCGCCCTCGCATCGCTTCCCGATTTCGATCCTCATCGCCGCGAGGAGGCGCTGGACAAGAACCGGATCAACCGCGTCGGCTTCGGCGTCTACGAATTGGGCTCGGTCTTCAAGACCATCACGGTCGCCGGCATCCTCGATTCCGGTTTGGCGAACCTCAATTCCGTCTACGACGCTACCAGCCCCATCTATTTCGGCCGCTTCTCGATCAGCGACTTCCACGGCAAGCGCCGCCCGCTCACCGTCACCGAGGCCTTCATTTACTCCTCGAATATCGCCTCGGCGAAAATGGCGGTGCATATGGGTGTGCCGGCCCATCAAGCGTTTCTCAGGAAGCTCGGTCTGCTCGATCCCGTCGTCACCGAACTCGGTCCGAGCGCCGCACCGATCGTGCCCAAGCATTGGAAGAAGCTGAACACGATGACGATCGCCTTCGGGCACGGACTTTCGGTGACGCCGCTTCAGTTGGCGACGGCGACCGTACCGCTTATGAATGGCGGTCTTGCCATTCCGCCCACGTTCCTGCCGCGCACCCGCACCGAAGCGATGGCGGAGGCGAAACGTGTCGTCTCGCCGGAGACCAGCGCCGCGATGGTGAAGCTGATGCGGGAGAATGTGCTGCGCGGTTCGGGCAAGCGCGCGAACGCGGAAGGCTACCGCGTCGGCGGCAAGACCGGAACGGCGGAGAAGGTGGTCAACGGGCGCTATGCGCGGCACTCGCTGCTGAACAGTTTTCTGTCCGTCTTCCCCTCCGACGATCCGCAATACGTTGTCCTCGTGACCTTGGACGAGCCTCAGCGCGTCGAAGCCACGAACTGGAATTCGACGGCCGGCGTGAACGCGGCCCCGACCGTCGGGAAGGTCGTGGCACGGATCGCACCGATCCTCGGGGTTCAGCCCAGGCTCAGCGAGACGGCATCGCGGTTTGACGCCAAGACATCGGCCACCTATTAG